A region from the Pseudomonas promysalinigenes genome encodes:
- a CDS encoding homoserine dehydrogenase — protein sequence MKPVKVGICGLGTVGGGTFNVLQRNAEEIARRAGRGIEVAQIAMRSQNPNCQITGTPITADVFEVANNPEIDIVIELIGGYTIARDLVLKAIENGKHVVTANKALIAVHGNEIFAKAREKGVIVAFEAAVAGGIPVIKAIREGLSANRINWLAGIINGTGNFILTEMREKGRAFPDVLAEAQALGYAEADPTFDVEGIDAAHKLTILASIAFGIPLQFDKAYTEGITQLTTADVNYAEALGYRIKHLGVARRTAEGIELRVHPTLIPADRLIANVNGVMNAVMVNGDAAGSTLYYGAGAGMEPTASSVVGDLVDVVRAMTCDPENRVPHLAFQPDSLSAHPILPIEACESAYYLRIQAKDHPGVLAQVASILSERGINIESIMQKEAEEQDGLVPMILLTHRVVEQGINDAIVALEGLQDVVGKVVRIRVEQLN from the coding sequence GTGAAACCGGTCAAAGTAGGCATCTGTGGGTTGGGGACCGTCGGTGGCGGAACCTTCAATGTACTTCAGCGCAACGCCGAGGAGATCGCCCGCCGTGCCGGGCGCGGTATTGAAGTGGCACAGATTGCCATGCGCTCGCAGAACCCGAACTGCCAGATTACCGGTACCCCCATTACCGCTGACGTGTTCGAAGTGGCGAACAACCCGGAAATCGACATTGTCATCGAGCTGATCGGCGGCTACACCATTGCCCGCGATTTAGTGCTCAAGGCCATCGAAAACGGCAAGCACGTGGTCACCGCCAACAAGGCGTTGATCGCCGTGCACGGTAACGAAATCTTCGCCAAGGCCCGCGAGAAGGGCGTCATCGTCGCCTTCGAAGCGGCCGTTGCTGGCGGCATCCCGGTGATCAAGGCAATCCGCGAAGGGCTGTCGGCCAACCGCATCAACTGGCTGGCCGGCATCATCAACGGCACCGGTAACTTCATCCTCACCGAAATGCGCGAAAAAGGCCGTGCCTTCCCCGATGTGCTGGCCGAAGCCCAGGCCCTGGGGTATGCCGAAGCCGACCCGACCTTCGACGTGGAAGGCATCGACGCCGCGCACAAGCTGACCATCCTGGCGTCCATCGCCTTTGGCATCCCGCTGCAGTTCGACAAGGCCTATACCGAGGGCATCACCCAGCTGACCACTGCCGATGTGAACTATGCCGAAGCGCTGGGCTATCGCATCAAACACCTGGGTGTGGCCCGCCGCACCGCCGAGGGCATCGAATTGCGCGTGCACCCGACGCTGATCCCAGCCGATCGCTTGATCGCCAACGTCAACGGCGTGATGAACGCGGTGATGGTCAACGGGGACGCGGCAGGTTCCACCTTGTACTACGGCGCTGGCGCCGGCATGGAGCCAACCGCTTCGTCGGTGGTCGGCGACTTGGTCGATGTGGTTCGTGCCATGACCTGCGATCCGGAAAATCGCGTACCGCACCTGGCCTTCCAGCCAGACTCGCTGTCGGCCCACCCGATCCTGCCGATCGAAGCCTGCGAAAGTGCCTACTACCTGCGCATTCAGGCCAAGGACCACCCAGGCGTGCTGGCTCAGGTCGCTAGCATCTTGTCCGAGCGTGGCATCAACATCGAGTCGATCATGCAGAAGGAAGCCGAGGAACAGGACGGCCTGGTACCGATGATCCTGCTGACCCACCGTGTGGTCGAGCAGGGCATCAACGACGCCATCGTCGCTCTGGAAGGCCTGCAGGACGTAGTCGGCAAGGTCGTGCGTATCCGCGTCGAACAGCTGAATTAA
- a CDS encoding acyl-CoA thioesterase yields MTSRDQEIQRRTELSVTRVTKAVFPNTTNHHNTLFGGTALAWMDEVSFIAATRFCRLPLVTVSTDRIDFKHPIPAGSIVELVGTVIKVGNTSLQVQVDVFVENMYLDGRERAIHGVFSFVAIDEDKRPVPVLPGS; encoded by the coding sequence ATGACCAGTCGAGATCAGGAAATCCAGCGCCGCACCGAGCTTTCGGTGACCCGAGTAACCAAAGCGGTGTTCCCCAACACCACCAACCACCACAACACCCTGTTCGGCGGCACCGCGCTGGCGTGGATGGACGAAGTGTCCTTCATCGCCGCTACGCGCTTTTGCCGGCTGCCGCTGGTGACCGTGTCGACCGACCGCATCGACTTCAAGCACCCGATCCCGGCGGGGTCGATCGTCGAGCTGGTGGGCACAGTGATCAAAGTCGGCAATACCAGCCTGCAGGTGCAAGTCGATGTGTTCGTCGAAAACATGTACCTGGACGGCCGCGAGCGGGCGATTCACGGGGTGTTCAGCTTTGTCGCAATCGACGAAGACAAGCGCCCGGTGCCGGTGTTACCCGGCAGTTGA
- a CDS encoding cation:proton antiporter produces the protein MNEQQILLSVGGIGAAALACQWLAWRMKLPAILFLLLCGIVAGPVLGWLSPEALFGPLLMPLVSLAVALILFEGSLTLHLSQWRDIGSVVHRLVTLGALATWLVIAVATHWLLAFEWPLAILFGALTLVTGPTVIVPMLRVVRPNATIANILRWEGIVIDPIGALLAVVVYSFIIASGSGEGLSQSLITFAGVILCGSALGAAGGWLLGQVMREQWLPEYLHNLASLAAVLGIFIAANQIAHESGLLAVTVMGMWLANMRGVDVQQILHFKENLSVLLISGLFILLAARLDLQALFSLGPAVIVLLLAIQLLARPLNVLVSTAGSSLKWRERALLAWIAPRGIVAAAVSAVFAIRLDEAGHHSALLLVPLTFAVIIGTVVLQSATARPLARLLRVAEPAPSGFLLVGANPPARTLAKALQQLGCRVLLTDSSWENIRAARMDGLPTYFGNPASQHADAHLDLVGLGHLLGLSPAGELNALACARFRHDFGHKRLFVLASGLENQRSDKHRASELHRGQLLGSSPMTYLQLANRLHLGGELFSTTLTEAFSWEQYQALHGERATLLFARDANGWVHVACPDTPLTPQAGWTLVSLIDPQRQDGQPEQ, from the coding sequence ATGAACGAACAGCAGATACTTCTGAGTGTGGGCGGCATCGGCGCGGCGGCGCTGGCCTGCCAGTGGCTAGCCTGGCGGATGAAACTGCCTGCCATTTTGTTCCTGCTGTTGTGCGGTATCGTTGCTGGCCCGGTACTGGGCTGGCTGTCACCCGAAGCACTGTTCGGCCCGTTGTTGATGCCACTGGTTTCACTGGCCGTGGCATTGATCCTGTTCGAAGGCAGCCTGACTTTGCATCTGTCGCAGTGGCGGGATATCGGCAGTGTGGTGCATCGGCTGGTCACCCTCGGCGCCTTGGCCACATGGCTGGTGATCGCCGTCGCCACCCACTGGCTGCTTGCATTCGAGTGGCCGCTGGCGATTCTGTTCGGCGCCCTGACCCTGGTCACCGGCCCTACCGTGATCGTGCCCATGCTGCGCGTGGTCCGGCCCAACGCCACGATCGCCAATATCCTGCGCTGGGAGGGCATCGTCATCGACCCGATCGGTGCCTTGCTGGCGGTGGTGGTGTACAGCTTCATTATCGCCAGTGGCAGCGGTGAGGGCTTGAGCCAGAGCCTGATTACCTTCGCCGGGGTCATCCTGTGCGGCAGTGCGCTGGGGGCAGCCGGTGGCTGGCTGCTGGGCCAGGTAATGCGCGAGCAGTGGCTTCCAGAGTATCTGCACAATCTGGCCTCCCTAGCCGCCGTGCTGGGCATCTTCATTGCTGCCAATCAGATCGCCCACGAGTCCGGGCTGCTGGCGGTCACGGTGATGGGCATGTGGCTGGCCAATATGCGTGGAGTGGATGTGCAGCAGATCCTGCACTTCAAAGAAAACCTCAGCGTCCTGCTGATTTCCGGGTTGTTCATCCTACTGGCTGCCCGCCTTGACCTGCAGGCCTTGTTCTCACTGGGCCCTGCGGTCATCGTCCTGCTGCTGGCCATTCAGTTGCTGGCCAGGCCGTTGAATGTGCTGGTTTCCACAGCCGGTTCCTCGTTGAAGTGGCGTGAACGCGCGCTGCTGGCCTGGATCGCGCCGCGGGGGATAGTTGCCGCGGCGGTGTCGGCGGTGTTCGCCATCCGCCTGGATGAAGCCGGTCACCACTCGGCCTTGCTGCTGGTGCCACTGACCTTTGCCGTGATCATTGGCACGGTGGTGCTGCAAAGCGCTACCGCCCGGCCGCTGGCGCGCCTGCTCAGGGTTGCCGAGCCTGCCCCCAGTGGCTTTCTGCTGGTGGGTGCCAACCCGCCGGCGCGCACTCTGGCCAAGGCTTTGCAACAGCTGGGTTGCCGCGTGCTGCTGACCGATTCAAGCTGGGAAAACATCCGGGCGGCACGTATGGATGGCCTGCCGACCTACTTCGGCAACCCGGCATCCCAGCACGCCGACGCCCACCTGGACCTGGTGGGCCTGGGCCATTTGCTGGGGCTCTCCCCAGCAGGTGAACTCAATGCCCTGGCGTGCGCACGGTTTCGTCACGATTTCGGCCACAAACGGCTGTTCGTGCTGGCCAGCGGCCTGGAAAACCAACGCAGCGACAAACACCGCGCCAGCGAACTACACAGGGGCCAACTGCTCGGTTCAAGCCCGATGACCTACCTGCAACTGGCCAACCGCCTACATTTGGGGGGCGAACTGTTCAGTACTACGCTCACTGAAGCTTTCAGCTGGGAACAGTACCAAGCACTGCATGGCGAGAGGGCGACCTTGCTGTTCGCCCGCGACGCCAACGGCTGGGTACATGTCGCGTGTCCGGACACCCCGCTCACCCCGCAAGCGGGCTGGACGCTGGTTTCGCTGATCGACCCACAGCGGCAAGACGGCCAGCCCGAGCAGTGA
- the xerD gene encoding site-specific tyrosine recombinase XerD: protein MPALDHPLIDQFLDALWLEKGLSDNTRASYRSDLALFNGWLQERTVALPDAGRDLILDHLAWRLDQGYKPRSTARFLSGLRGFFRYLLRERLVAVDPTLQVDMPQLGRPLPKSLSEADVEALLHAPELGEAIGQRDRAMLEVLYACGLRVTELVGLTLDQVNLRQGVLRVMGKGSKERLVPMGEEAVLWIERYVRDGRAELLNGRPSDVLFPSQRGEQMTRQTFWHRIKHHARVAGIDKPLSPHTLRHAFATHLLNHGADLRVVQMLLGHSDLSTTQIYTHVAKARLQQLHAQHHPRG from the coding sequence ATGCCAGCTCTTGACCATCCCCTGATCGACCAGTTCCTCGACGCCCTGTGGCTTGAAAAGGGCCTGTCAGACAACACCCGGGCCTCCTACCGCAGTGATCTGGCCTTGTTCAACGGTTGGCTACAGGAACGCACGGTGGCGTTGCCGGATGCGGGCCGTGATCTGATCCTCGATCATTTGGCCTGGCGTCTTGACCAAGGCTACAAGCCTCGCTCCACAGCGCGTTTTCTGTCCGGCCTGCGTGGGTTTTTTCGCTATTTGCTGCGGGAAAGGCTGGTTGCTGTCGACCCCACTCTACAGGTGGACATGCCGCAGCTTGGTCGCCCTTTGCCTAAATCCTTGTCAGAAGCCGACGTCGAAGCGTTGCTGCATGCACCGGAGCTGGGTGAGGCGATTGGCCAGCGCGACCGGGCCATGCTCGAGGTGCTGTATGCCTGCGGCTTGCGGGTGACCGAACTGGTGGGTTTGACCCTTGACCAGGTCAATCTCCGCCAGGGGGTGCTGCGGGTAATGGGCAAGGGCAGCAAGGAGCGCTTGGTGCCGATGGGCGAGGAGGCAGTGCTGTGGATCGAGCGCTACGTGCGCGATGGCCGCGCCGAGCTGCTCAACGGCCGCCCCAGCGATGTGCTGTTTCCCAGCCAGCGCGGTGAGCAGATGACCCGGCAGACCTTCTGGCATCGCATCAAGCATCACGCTCGGGTAGCCGGTATCGATAAGCCGCTGTCGCCGCATACCCTGCGCCATGCTTTCGCCACTCACCTGCTCAACCATGGCGCCGACCTGCGCGTGGTGCAGATGCTACTGGGCCACAGCGACTTGTCGACCACGCAGATCTACACCCATGTGGCAAAGGCTCGGCTGCAACAACTGCATGCCCAACACCATCCACGTGGATGA
- a CDS encoding transporter associated domain-containing protein yields the protein MDTLPYAPLLGILALALLWSALFTAVDAARLLINASPRHGDEGQPPLPVPALVLCASLGKLLVLGMACLIGERQSGEHGFWLAGLAAVAALLVFAEFLPRRLARRNPQAFISLGLSLRPFPLALLQPLACLFDGIAKLILRPFRAQPTAVALHPQEEDEFDEDAPHEAPRHGLLDGLQSLDKVTVNDILVPRNEVDGINLDEPIGHIIEQLIVSRHTRLPVYHSDINQVEAILNTKLISHLLPKAELTQEQLLGACYEPYFVPESTPLQMQLLNFHKQQRRLGVVVDEYGEVLGIVTLEDILEEIVGEFEDEQTLDNPHVHAQPDGTFVIEGAASLREINRTLGWHLPCDGGPKTLNGLVTEALESIPESAVCLKIGRYRLEILETEDNCASKVLVWTVTR from the coding sequence ATGGACACCCTGCCGTACGCACCGCTACTCGGCATTCTGGCACTGGCACTGCTGTGGTCGGCATTGTTCACCGCCGTGGATGCCGCCCGCCTGCTGATCAACGCCTCACCGCGCCATGGCGATGAGGGCCAACCACCGCTGCCGGTGCCAGCCCTGGTGCTGTGCGCAAGCTTGGGCAAGCTGCTGGTGCTGGGCATGGCTTGCCTGATCGGCGAGCGGCAGAGCGGCGAGCACGGCTTTTGGCTGGCTGGCCTGGCCGCCGTGGCAGCATTGCTGGTGTTCGCCGAGTTTCTGCCAAGGCGCCTGGCCCGCCGCAACCCTCAAGCCTTCATCAGCCTAGGCCTGAGCCTGAGGCCGTTTCCCCTGGCTCTGCTGCAACCGCTGGCTTGCCTGTTCGACGGCATCGCCAAGCTCATACTGCGGCCGTTTCGGGCCCAGCCTACGGCAGTGGCCCTGCACCCGCAGGAAGAGGACGAGTTCGACGAGGACGCCCCCCATGAGGCGCCGCGTCATGGCCTGCTGGACGGCCTGCAGTCACTGGACAAGGTCACCGTCAACGACATTCTGGTCCCACGCAACGAGGTGGACGGCATCAACCTCGATGAGCCCATCGGGCACATCATCGAGCAACTGATCGTTAGCCGACATACCCGCCTGCCGGTCTACCACAGCGACATCAACCAGGTAGAAGCGATCCTCAACACCAAGCTCATCAGCCACCTGCTACCCAAGGCCGAGCTGACCCAGGAGCAACTGTTGGGCGCGTGCTACGAGCCCTACTTCGTCCCGGAAAGCACCCCGCTGCAGATGCAGCTGCTGAACTTCCACAAGCAACAGCGCCGCCTGGGCGTAGTGGTAGACGAGTATGGAGAGGTGCTGGGTATCGTCACCCTGGAAGACATCCTCGAAGAAATCGTCGGCGAGTTCGAAGACGAGCAGACCCTGGACAACCCCCATGTGCATGCCCAGCCTGATGGTACTTTCGTTATCGAAGGCGCTGCCTCGCTGCGGGAAATCAACCGCACCCTGGGCTGGCACCTGCCGTGCGATGGCGGGCCGAAGACCCTCAATGGGCTGGTCACCGAAGCCTTGGAAAGCATCCCGGAAAGTGCGGTTTGCCTGAAAATCGGCCGCTATCGCCTGGAAATTCTCGAAACCGAGGACAATTGCGCCAGCAAGGTACTGGTGTGGACCGTGACCCGGTAG
- a CDS encoding thioredoxin fold domain-containing protein, with protein sequence MRVTQFFAVAMLALASTVAVAAADSNTSPEQAIRKSLQNLELEVPVESVGSSPLNGLYEVKLQGGRVLYASADGQYVMQGYLYQLQDGKPVNLTEKAERQGVAKLINGIPAAETVVYPAKGETKSHITVFTDTTCPYCHKLHAEVPELNRRGIEVRYVAFPRQGLGSPGDQQLQAVWCSSDRRAAMDKMVEGKEIKAAKCANPVSKQFQLGQQIGVNGTPAIVLENGHVIPGYQPAPQVAKLALAGEQAAK encoded by the coding sequence ATGCGCGTGACCCAGTTTTTCGCCGTCGCCATGTTGGCGCTGGCCAGCACCGTTGCCGTTGCCGCGGCCGATAGCAACACCAGCCCCGAGCAGGCCATTCGCAAGTCGTTGCAGAACCTTGAACTCGAAGTGCCCGTGGAGAGCGTCGGCAGCAGCCCGCTCAACGGTCTCTATGAAGTCAAGCTGCAAGGTGGTCGTGTGCTGTATGCCAGCGCTGATGGCCAGTATGTGATGCAGGGCTATCTGTACCAATTGCAGGACGGCAAGCCGGTGAACCTCACCGAGAAGGCCGAGCGCCAGGGTGTTGCCAAGCTCATCAATGGCATTCCTGCCGCCGAAACCGTGGTTTATCCTGCCAAAGGCGAAACCAAGTCGCACATCACCGTGTTCACCGACACTACCTGCCCGTACTGCCACAAGCTGCACGCCGAAGTACCCGAGCTCAACCGCCGCGGTATCGAAGTGCGCTACGTTGCGTTCCCGCGTCAGGGCCTGGGCTCGCCGGGCGATCAGCAGTTGCAGGCAGTCTGGTGTTCCAGCGACCGCCGCGCGGCGATGGACAAGATGGTCGAAGGCAAAGAAATCAAGGCCGCCAAGTGCGCCAACCCGGTCAGCAAGCAGTTCCAGCTTGGCCAGCAGATCGGTGTCAACGGTACGCCCGCCATCGTGCTCGAGAACGGGCACGTCATTCCGGGTTACCAACCGGCACCGCAAGTGGCCAAGCTGGCCTTGGCAGGCGAGCAGGCCGCCAAGTAA
- the rimM gene encoding ribosome maturation factor RimM (Essential for efficient processing of 16S rRNA) produces the protein MNATPEKADDLIVVGKIFSVHGVRGEVKVYSFTDPIENLLDYPRWTLRHEGKVKQVELVNGRGSQKGLVVKLKGLDDRDEARLLSGYEICISRSLLPNLAADEYYWYQLVGLKVINQDEHLFGKVDHLLETGANDVMVVKPCAGSLDDRERLLPYTAQCVLDIDLEAGVMRVEWDADF, from the coding sequence ATGAACGCGACGCCAGAAAAGGCTGACGACCTGATCGTCGTTGGCAAGATTTTTTCGGTTCACGGCGTTCGCGGCGAGGTGAAGGTGTATTCCTTTACCGATCCGATTGAAAACCTGTTGGATTATCCGCGCTGGACGCTTCGGCACGAAGGCAAGGTAAAGCAGGTCGAGCTGGTCAACGGTCGTGGCTCCCAAAAGGGCCTGGTCGTTAAGCTCAAGGGCCTCGATGATCGTGATGAAGCCCGTCTTCTGAGCGGTTACGAAATCTGCATTTCGCGGAGCCTTTTGCCCAACCTGGCTGCTGACGAGTACTACTGGTACCAGTTGGTGGGCCTCAAGGTCATCAACCAGGACGAACATCTGTTCGGCAAGGTCGATCACCTGTTGGAGACCGGTGCGAACGATGTAATGGTGGTCAAGCCCTGCGCAGGCAGCCTGGATGATCGCGAGCGTCTATTGCCCTATACGGCGCAATGCGTGCTCGATATCGACCTGGAAGCAGGTGTGATGCGGGTTGAGTGGGATGCGGACTTCTAA
- the rplS gene encoding 50S ribosomal protein L19 codes for MTNKIIQQLEAEQMSKEIPTFAPGDTIVVQVKVKEGDRSRLQAFEGVVIAKRNRGLNSAFTVRKISSGVGVERTFQTYSPQIDSLAVKRRGDVRKAKLYYLRDLSGKAARIKEKLS; via the coding sequence ATGACCAACAAGATCATCCAGCAGCTCGAAGCAGAGCAGATGAGCAAGGAAATCCCAACCTTCGCACCAGGCGACACCATCGTCGTTCAGGTTAAAGTGAAGGAAGGTGATCGTTCCCGTCTGCAGGCATTCGAAGGCGTTGTCATCGCCAAGCGTAACCGTGGTCTGAACAGCGCCTTCACCGTGCGCAAGATCTCGAGCGGCGTAGGCGTTGAGCGTACCTTCCAGACCTACAGCCCGCAGATCGACAGCCTGGCCGTGAAACGTCGTGGTGACGTGCGTAAAGCCAAGCTGTACTACCTGCGCGACCTGTCCGGCAAAGCCGCTCGCATCAAGGAAAAACTGTCCTGA
- the trmD gene encoding tRNA (guanosine(37)-N1)-methyltransferase TrmD produces MGNLRVDVITLFPEMFSAITEYGITSRAVKQGLLQVTCWNPRDYTTDRHHTVDDRPFGGGPGMVMKIKPLEDALVSARQATGASAKVIYLSPQGRKLTQQAVKGLAEQESLILIAGRYEGIDERFIEAHVDEEWSIGDYVLSGGELPAMVLIDAVTRLLPGALGHVDSAEEDSFTDGLLDCPHYTRPEVYADQRVPDVLLSGNHAHIRRWRMKQSLGRTFERRADLLESRSLSGEEKKLLEEYLRERDDS; encoded by the coding sequence ATGGGTAACCTTCGCGTAGACGTCATCACGTTGTTCCCCGAGATGTTCTCGGCCATCACTGAGTACGGCATTACCAGCCGCGCGGTGAAACAGGGGTTGCTTCAGGTAACCTGCTGGAACCCGCGGGACTACACCACAGATCGCCACCATACCGTGGATGATCGGCCGTTTGGCGGTGGTCCGGGCATGGTGATGAAAATCAAGCCTCTGGAAGACGCACTGGTTAGCGCCAGGCAAGCGACTGGAGCATCGGCGAAGGTGATCTATCTCTCGCCGCAAGGCCGCAAGCTGACTCAGCAGGCGGTCAAAGGCCTGGCCGAACAGGAATCTTTGATCCTGATCGCCGGTCGTTATGAAGGCATCGACGAGCGTTTTATCGAGGCTCATGTCGATGAAGAGTGGTCGATTGGCGACTATGTGCTTTCCGGTGGCGAGCTGCCGGCCATGGTACTGATCGATGCGGTTACACGGCTGCTGCCCGGAGCTTTAGGGCATGTGGACTCGGCGGAGGAAGACTCCTTCACTGACGGTCTGCTCGATTGCCCGCACTACACCCGGCCTGAGGTGTATGCGGATCAGCGTGTTCCCGACGTGTTGCTAAGTGGCAACCATGCACATATCCGGCGTTGGCGGATGAAGCAGTCCCTTGGTAGGACCTTCGAACGACGCGCCGATCTTCTGGAAAGTCGCTCGCTTTCTGGAGAAGAGAAGAAGCTGCTCGAGGAATATCTCCGCGAGCGGGACGATAGTTAA
- a CDS encoding cytochrome C assembly family protein, with translation MVSSPSLIPNLIAAGLYIAAAIYQGSHLAQGRKADKRLLGLLGALAVLAQGGALFFQLITPLGLSLDFFSAAGLIAAAVITLTLLACLRIPVENLLVLLFPLGAITALLAQFAPAGTVPLIDEEPGILAHILLSILAYGLFTIAVFQSLLLLLQDHQLKNKHPSGLIRNFPPLQTMESLLFGFLWAGWCLLSLSLISGWLFLENLFAQHLVHKTLLACVAWVVFSVLLWGRTRLGWRGHKAIRWTLAGFCLLMLAYFGSKLVREFILHI, from the coding sequence ATGGTCTCCTCACCCAGCCTCATTCCCAATCTGATCGCCGCCGGCCTCTATATAGCCGCGGCGATCTATCAGGGCTCCCATCTGGCCCAGGGTCGCAAGGCCGACAAACGCCTGCTGGGCCTGCTTGGCGCCCTTGCCGTGCTCGCCCAGGGCGGTGCGCTGTTCTTCCAGCTGATTACCCCACTGGGGCTTAGCCTGGACTTCTTCAGCGCCGCCGGCCTGATTGCGGCCGCAGTCATTACCTTGACGCTGTTGGCATGCCTGCGCATCCCGGTGGAAAACCTGCTGGTGCTCTTGTTCCCGCTTGGCGCCATCACCGCCTTGCTGGCGCAGTTCGCCCCAGCCGGCACGGTGCCACTAATCGACGAAGAGCCCGGCATCCTCGCGCACATTCTGCTGTCAATTCTGGCCTACGGCCTATTCACCATCGCGGTGTTCCAGTCGCTACTGTTGCTGCTGCAAGACCACCAACTGAAGAACAAGCACCCCTCGGGGCTAATTCGTAACTTCCCGCCGCTGCAGACAATGGAAAGCCTGCTATTCGGTTTTCTCTGGGCAGGCTGGTGCCTGCTCTCGCTATCGCTGATTTCCGGCTGGCTGTTCCTTGAAAACCTGTTCGCCCAGCACTTGGTGCACAAAACCCTGTTGGCCTGCGTGGCCTGGGTGGTGTTCAGCGTGTTGCTCTGGGGCCGCACCCGCCTGGGCTGGCGCGGCCACAAGGCGATCCGCTGGACCCTGGCAGGGTTTTGCCTGCTGATGCTGGCCTATTTTGGCAGCAAGCTGGTCCGCGAATTCATCCTGCATATCTGA
- the ffh gene encoding signal recognition particle protein, producing the protein MFENLTDRLSQTLRHVTGKAKLTEDNIKDTLREVRMALLEADVALPVVKDFVNSVKERAVGTEVSRSLTPGQAFVKIVQAELESLMGAANEDLALNAAPPAVVLMAGLQGAGKTTTAGKLARFLKERKKKSVMVVSADVYRPAAIKQLETLANDIGVTFFPSDISQKPVAIAEAAIREAKLKFIDVVIVDTAGRLHIDADMMDEIKALHAAVKPVETLFVVDAMTGQDAANTAKAFGEALPLTGVVLTKVDGDARGGAALSVRAITGKPIKFIGMGEKSEALEPFHPDRVASRILGMGDVLSLIEQAEQTIDKAKADKLAKKLKKGKGFDLEDFRDQLQQMKNMGGLGGLMDKLPSIGGVNLSQMGNAQGAAEKQFKQMEAIINSMTPAERRDPDLISGSRKRRIALGSGTQVQDIGRLIKQHKQMQKMMKKFSAKGGMAKMMRGLGGMLPGGGMPKL; encoded by the coding sequence ATGTTCGAAAACCTGACCGACCGCCTGTCACAGACGCTGCGCCATGTCACCGGCAAGGCCAAGCTGACCGAAGACAACATCAAGGACACGCTGCGCGAAGTGCGCATGGCCCTGCTCGAGGCCGACGTTGCCCTGCCGGTGGTCAAGGATTTCGTCAACAGCGTCAAGGAACGTGCAGTCGGCACCGAAGTGTCGCGCAGCCTGACCCCGGGCCAGGCCTTCGTGAAGATTGTCCAGGCTGAGCTTGAAAGCCTGATGGGCGCGGCCAACGAAGACCTCGCGCTCAACGCCGCACCGCCGGCCGTAGTGCTGATGGCCGGCCTGCAGGGTGCGGGCAAGACCACCACCGCCGGCAAGCTGGCGCGCTTTCTCAAGGAGCGCAAGAAGAAGAGCGTGATGGTGGTGTCCGCCGACGTCTACCGCCCGGCGGCGATCAAGCAGTTGGAAACCCTGGCCAACGACATCGGCGTGACCTTCTTCCCATCCGACATCAGCCAGAAGCCGGTGGCCATCGCCGAAGCTGCGATTCGCGAAGCCAAGCTCAAGTTCATCGACGTGGTTATCGTCGACACCGCTGGCCGCCTGCATATCGATGCCGACATGATGGACGAGATCAAGGCGTTGCACGCCGCGGTCAAGCCAGTCGAAACCCTGTTCGTGGTCGACGCCATGACCGGCCAGGACGCCGCCAATACCGCCAAGGCGTTCGGCGAAGCCCTGCCGCTGACCGGTGTGGTGCTGACCAAGGTCGACGGTGACGCCCGTGGCGGTGCTGCGCTGTCGGTGCGCGCCATTACCGGCAAGCCGATCAAGTTCATCGGTATGGGCGAGAAGAGCGAAGCGCTCGAACCGTTCCACCCCGACCGTGTGGCTTCGCGCATCCTCGGCATGGGCGATGTGCTCAGCCTGATCGAGCAGGCCGAGCAGACCATCGACAAGGCCAAGGCCGACAAACTGGCCAAGAAGCTCAAGAAGGGCAAGGGCTTCGATCTCGAAGACTTCCGCGACCAGCTGCAGCAGATGAAAAACATGGGTGGTTTGGGCGGCCTGATGGACAAGCTGCCGAGCATCGGTGGGGTCAACCTGTCGCAGATGGGCAACGCCCAGGGCGCGGCCGAGAAGCAGTTCAAGCAGATGGAAGCGATCATCAACTCGATGACCCCTGCCGAACGTCGCGACCCTGACCTGATCAGCGGTTCGCGCAAGCGCCGTATCGCCCTCGGTTCCGGCACCCAGGTGCAGGATATCGGCCGGCTGATCAAGCAGCACAAACAGATGCAGAAAATGATGAAAAAATTCTCCGCCAAGGGCGGTATGGCCAAGATGATGCGCGGCCTTGGCGGGATGCTGCCAGGTGGCGGCATGCCCAAGCTGTAA
- the rpsP gene encoding 30S ribosomal protein S16 gives MVTIRLARGGSKKRPFYHLTVTNSRNARDGRFVERVGFFNPIAAGAEVKLSVNQERVNYWLSQGAQPSERVAQLLKDAAKAAA, from the coding sequence ATGGTAACCATTCGTCTGGCCCGTGGCGGCTCGAAAAAGCGCCCATTCTACCACCTGACCGTGACCAACTCGCGTAACGCCCGTGACGGCCGTTTCGTTGAGCGCGTAGGTTTCTTCAACCCGATCGCTGCTGGCGCCGAAGTCAAGCTGTCGGTCAACCAAGAGCGCGTCAACTACTGGCTGAGCCAGGGTGCACAGCCGTCTGAGCGCGTTGCTCAGCTGCTGAAGGACGCTGCCAAGGCTGCTGCCTGA